One region of Deinococcus humi genomic DNA includes:
- a CDS encoding MbcA/ParS/Xre antitoxin family protein, translating to MTRPVVREIQASDHVSAVDTGTLELLQQLSGLTYDRLDLAVKNFEQRLKKSQQSLVLLVPHDGGATMTVRASSLTPTARSYASLKGVDMPGYRIEPLPAVNAHAQVHEALGRTVKALTRTFREEEDARAWMQAPNDAFEGVTPAKILEQGQPNAISTVLSAARQGVAL from the coding sequence ATGACTCGACCAGTCGTCCGTGAAATTCAAGCCAGTGATCATGTATCCGCGGTGGACACCGGCACACTGGAACTTCTCCAGCAGTTGAGCGGGTTAACCTACGATCGGCTTGATCTGGCGGTGAAGAATTTCGAGCAGCGCCTCAAGAAAAGTCAGCAATCACTCGTGCTGCTCGTTCCGCATGATGGTGGTGCGACCATGACCGTCCGGGCGTCGAGCCTCACACCTACTGCGCGCAGTTACGCCAGCCTGAAGGGTGTAGACATGCCGGGGTACCGTATTGAGCCTCTGCCAGCCGTGAATGCCCACGCGCAAGTCCACGAGGCACTTGGGCGGACGGTAAAAGCACTGACGCGAACCTTCCGCGAGGAAGAGGACGCCCGGGCATGGATGCAGGCACCGAATGACGCTTTTGAAGGTGTCACGCCAGCTAAAATTCTCGAGCAGGGTCAGCCGAATGCGATCAGCACGGTGCTGAGTGCAGCCCGTCAGGGAGTGGCTCTCTGA
- a CDS encoding RES family NAD+ phosphorylase — protein MTSLYPIEFLQEPISGNGSLHSSGRFNVAGPTEHRVTYLALHPHVSMRELRYTTSSAQEGTPDIAPSLAVPPVALFSVTFNLHRVLDLTSSSVRNALGIRPSDLTGHWWLDNEEGQDSDTQILSRLVNATNRFDAIKYESARVNGRTAGHLNVTCYAVFPDQLQAPSFMRAEPPVDGTPPGAKYHLP, from the coding sequence ATGACCAGTCTGTATCCAATCGAATTCCTGCAAGAGCCCATCAGCGGGAACGGGTCGCTCCATTCGAGTGGGCGCTTCAACGTCGCCGGCCCGACGGAACACCGGGTTACGTACCTGGCCCTCCACCCGCACGTCAGCATGCGCGAACTGCGGTACACGACCTCCTCAGCCCAGGAGGGCACGCCCGATATTGCGCCGTCCCTGGCGGTGCCGCCTGTCGCGCTCTTTAGTGTCACCTTCAACTTGCACCGTGTGCTGGACCTCACTAGTTCAAGCGTGCGAAATGCACTTGGGATCAGACCCTCTGATCTCACTGGTCACTGGTGGCTGGATAACGAAGAGGGACAGGACAGCGATACGCAGATTCTATCCAGGCTGGTCAATGCCACCAACAGGTTCGACGCCATCAAATACGAGAGTGCCCGAGTCAATGGGCGCACCGCTGGGCACCTTAACGTCACGTGCTACGCCGTGTTTCCTGACCAACTCCAAGCGCCCTCATTCATGCGTGCCGAACCACCCGTAGACGGGACCCCGCCCGGGGCCAAGTACCATCTCCCTTAA